The sequence AAGACTGTGACGTGCCAAACCACCAATCTGGTTCAGGGTTGCGCTCGCTGCTGGCGGATTTTCTCTGGGGTGAACGTAGTCCAGCTCTGGTAGCGATCGCAGTTAATCTCACAATTGCAGGGGTCATGGTTTCGCTGTGGATTCTACTCAATTGGCCCTGGTGGACAAATTACTACAATGGTGAGCATCTGATTCCTGGCATTGCTACTGTTTGGCTGACGTTCGGCATAATTCTGATTTGTGCTGCGATCGCCCAGCGGCTGTTACTGCTACAAACCCCTAAGCGTGCCCTGTGGGCCATGGGGATTGTGGGTGCAGTAGTTATCTTGCCGCCGATCGTGTTTAGCCTGTTGTCAATGGATCCTGCAACCATTCCGGAACCATGGGTGCTGACGGCATTTCCCTGGGTAGCGTTTGAAAACCTAGCCCTGGTGACGGTTGCTTTAGGGGCATTGGGTCAAGTGATAACCATGGGCTGGGTAACCATGACGATTCATCGACAACTGCGGCAAGCCGGAGCTTCTACCACGAAGGCGCTCATGTCTGCTGCCTAGGGATTGCCCATTTAGAGAATGAGACAGTTGTGGACTTAGTTGTGACCTGTATCGTGCAGACCATATTGGATGAATATCACGTTTGCCCTCATTCCTCTTCTCCACTCACAGCTAAGCAACTATGCACTTTTATCCCCTGTTGATGGTTTATCCCCTGTTGATGGGGCTGACAGATAAACTCTAGTCCACTGGTGTGCTTTAGGGTGCTAAAGTCTAGATTCGTGGTGTCCTGAATCGTGAGGACAACTGCTTGTTAGTTGGCTCACGTAACTATGCTGGGTCGATGACTTGATAAGGATGGGTTCTGGCTTCACCCGCTCATTTCTAGTCGTTGTCCAAAGCTTACTGAAATCAACGCTACGAACTATTCTGGCGGCCAAGGGAGCCAGTCTTCATCTAGGGCTTGTTCCAGAGTAAATTCAGGTTCCTCAGGCATCAAACGCCCATTCAACTCACTCGCATTGAGAAATAGGTTTCTGGCATTTTTGTATTGCTTGGTGAAAACATCTTGCAAAAATGACTTTAAGTTAGGGCTTGTCTCTAGCCCTTCCTGAAATACGTAATCTAAAGTTGATGACCTCCCGCTTCCAACTGCGCAGGCACATTTCTCGCTCAACTTTCCAATACTTGCTATCGAAATCAACATTTCTTGGATTGCATTAGCAAAATAATTGCATCTTTATCCCTCAACATAAATCAATGTTGCCGACCCTAAGACATTTTTCCTGCGATTTTGGGTGTGGCTAGCCATAACCTCAGAAAACATAACTAAATCTGCAGGGCGAGCGCACGGTTCTTCCAGTTCTACCTTCATTCTTACTCTGCGTAATAAGCTCATATTTGTATTCGGGCGATCACAAAACAGGAAATCTACATCCCTCTCACTCTGGCGAAAGTCTTCCCGCAGAATCGAACCAAACGCTGCTAACTCCGCAATGTGCCATTTTTGGCAAAACTCAGCAATTTGTTTAGGGGTCATCTGCAATCGCCCGTAAATCTTCTGCATTGGCATTGCCCATTCGGCAATATCCACCTCGCGGCGGTTGCCATACTCGTCAACGATGCTGCTAAACCAAGCTCTTTGTAGGGTGAAATGGATGTAGTAATTGGTGATACATGCGGGGCGATCGTCACCAAAGTGCAAATGTGGAAGCTACTAGGAATCAGGATTAACGTTTATTCAAGAGAATGTATTGTCCAGAAATTCGCTGTATGATGGCCAGACTTGGGGTCTGATACAGTGACGAGTGTCCATTGGGGTCTGACACAGTGACGAGTGTCTAGATGGACTAGTGAAATTGGGATGAGCATATGTATTGCCCAATAAAAATATTCTCTTACAGTTCCTTCCAAAACATTGCAGTTCCTTCTAACTACAATGCTGCTGCATAGAATTACGGACTTAATTAGGAGTACTGAGTTGCTAAGATAACACAAACTACATGTGTAAAACCCTGCGATGTATACCCTGCAACGATTTTTGAAAATTACATCTCTACGAAACAAAACTTATACAAAATCAACCAATGAATTATTAATTAAATCTTAATTTATTTCGTCGTAATTTACTCTTGTTAGTAAGGATAGTAACGATCGCTATTGACGCTCTCCTTAGACATAAGTGTTACGAAAACTCTGTAACTCAAGCTACATTAAATATTCATAATCTGCTCACCACACTAAAAGTAATATAGATTTCATTGATCCCTATTGTGTAGCTCTCTATTTTTCTCGAAGTTTTGTATTGTCATTTCCACTTAATCTAGACATAATCAAAACAGTTAAGTCCAATGCTTCACTCTTTATTACAGCTTTGTAATTTAAGCTACGTTTTATTGCAGTGAATTAATTGGCTAGTGAATAGATAAAGAATTTACGCAGACTAACCGATAGATAGGAGCCACTTAAAATGCAGTCAGTACAAGTAATCCGTTGCCCAAATTGCGGCAGTCTTGCAGAGCGACACTATTTTCAAGACAGCGAGCTAGTCCGTACTCAGTGTGACAGTTGTGACTATTTGCTAGTGACCTGCGATCGTACTGGTCAAGTAATTGAGGCCTATGCTCCTGGACTTTGTTTGACTCAAGTTCGGGCTAGCTACGTATTTCGTGCAACCTGTGAAGCCCTGAGTTGACCACAGGCTGCATCAGCCGATAACCCCCTAGACTGTCGAACACTAGCGGCAATATGCCGAGTTTCTAAAATCTGGAGAAATGCTTGGATGCGCTTAGGGCTAGGCCGCTTATAGTCAACCTCATGAATCGGGTTGTAGGGGATCAAGTTGACATGACTTTGGAAGCCAC comes from Cyanobacteriota bacterium and encodes:
- a CDS encoding DUF29 domain-containing protein gives rise to the protein MQDVFTKQYKNARNLFLNASELNGRLMPEEPEFTLEQALDEDWLPWPPE
- a CDS encoding nucleotidyltransferase domain-containing protein; the encoded protein is MHFGDDRPACITNYYIHFTLQRAWFSSIVDEYGNRREVDIAEWAMPMQKIYGRLQMTPKQIAEFCQKWHIAELAAFGSILREDFRQSERDVDFLFCDRPNTNMSLLRRVRMKVELEEPCARPADLVMFSEVMASHTQNRRKNVLGSATLIYVEG
- a CDS encoding replication restart DNA helicase PriA, yielding MQSVQVIRCPNCGSLAERHYFQDSELVRTQCDSCDYLLVTCDRTGQVIEAYAPGLCLTQVRASYVFRATCEALS